One genomic region from Cataglyphis hispanica isolate Lineage 1 chromosome 11, ULB_Chis1_1.0, whole genome shotgun sequence encodes:
- the LOC126853121 gene encoding protein big brother-like: MMHTMSEHAGVGVLPFDGMGLYEQPRPPRLVFKMPRVVPDQKSKFESDELFRRLSRESEVRYTGYRDRPQEERQVRFQNGCREGHTEIAFAATGTNLQLVFGNASGNYAVDPCDCDFDKEHGKVHLRSHLIMNGVCVRWRGWIDLDRLDGVGCLEYDEERAAEEDALLRDQLERYNQRLRDFEEKQRAYRSGAASAAQPPHLNHHYHHDTHHAASHHHHHHGHHSRHVGAGATGATATGIEPHLPHRQESEMEVRLRAY; the protein is encoded by the exons ATGATGCATACTATGAGTGAGCACGCCGGCGTCGGCGTGCTGCCCTTTGACGGGATGGGTCTTTATGAACAGCCGCGACCACCCCGGCTCGTTTTCAAAATGCCGCGGGTCGTACCTGACCAGAAGTCTAAATTCGAGAGCGACGAGCTTTTTAGGAGACTGAGCCGCGAAAGCGAG GTGAGATATACGGGTTATAGAGATCGACCGCAAGAAGAACGGCAAGTACGTTTTCAAAATGGCTGTCGAGAAGGCCACACGGAGATTGCGTTTGCGGCGACGGGTACCAATCTTCAGCTTGTTTTTGGAAACGCATCCGGGAACTACGCCGTCGATCCCTGCGATTGTGATTTTGATAAGGAGCACGGCAAG GTACACCTGCGCTCGCATCTCATCATGAACGGCGTATGCGTGAGGTGGCGCGGTTGGATCGATCTGGACCGGCTCGATGGTGTCGGATGCCTCGAATACGACGAGGAGCGCGCCGCCGAGGAAGACGCGCTGCTACGGGATCAGCTCGAGCGTTACAACCAGCGGCTGCGCGACTTCGAGGAGAAGCAGCGTGCCTATCGTAGCGGCGCGGCATCGGCCGCGCAACCGCCGCATCTCAATCATCACTATCACCACGACACGCATCACGCGGCGAGCCATCACCATCACCATCACGGCCACCACAGCCGGCACGTGGGCGCGGGAGCGACCGGCGCCACCGCCACCGGTATCGAACCCCACCTGCCGCATCGCCAGGAGTCCGAGATGGAAGTGCGACTGCGGGCTTACTGA
- the LOC126853132 gene encoding uncharacterized protein CFAP97D2: MSTRRRTLCEDEPSWQRRAYERHRSRVKTAKPTVDVKPPEGRPHVSFNAKRLQLERERQARILRDNFILLKKLREIMHRKRQIAEDTQRVQWQESRCVRTR; this comes from the exons ATGTCGACCCGACGAAGGACGCTATGCGAAGATGAGCCTTCTTGGCAACGTAGAGCGTATGAGCGTCATCGTTCTAGA GTAAAAACAGCCAAACCGACCGTAGACGTGAAACCTCCGGAGGGCAGACCTCACGTCTCATTCAATGCGAAAAGATTGCAATTGGAGCGAGAACGCCAAGCGCGTATTCTCAGGgacaattttatcttattgaaAAAACTTCGCGAAATCATGCACCGGAAGCGACAGATCGCGGAGGACACTCAGCGAGTTCAGTGGCAGGAATCTAGATGCGTGAGGACTCGTTAG
- the LOC126852947 gene encoding leucine-rich repeat-containing protein 23-like, with the protein MEKEEKEEEKEEKKEKKRRKKRRRRGKAEEEIKKEIFIPLNLTEVEVNQYLNTMKALKNVDVYFELDVSNKNLTNVSVIPRFFKFLRHVNVSENRLTSEALRVLEEMDLVELRADKNWLTTAKLNPMKFLETLTMNNNKLTSANTDDISHEQLTKLELKENLISTVEFMNEKLPKLLKLELSGNALTTMAGKMKSTSEHLISLLLKGIFSSTLTELYLDKNKIENIENLRELPNLTKLSLESNQIENLNGLSMQCLKLEYINLGDNNISKVSEFVKLSCLPCLKKLIILKNPFLEIILEDEEGKRYRLIVLMMLPNLIKIDNIPVKDEEKIKAKELLDETHERGYGFKNYDLEKFAFRN; encoded by the exons atggagaaagaagaaaaggaagaagaaaaggaagagaagaaagagaagaagaggaggaagaagagaagaagaagaggaaaggcagaagaagagataaagaaagagatttttataccACTTAACCTGACAGAAGTCGAAgtcaatcaatatttaaatactatgAAAGCTCTCAAAAATGTCGACGTCTACTTTGAGCTGGACGTCTCGAACAAAAATTTGACGAATGTGAGTGTGATACCTAGGTTCTTCAAATTTCTTCGTCACGTGAATGTATCGGAGAACAGATTGACATCAGAGGCATTGCGAGTGCTCGAAGAGATGGATCTAGTCGAGTTGCGGGCGGATAAAAACTGGTTGACCACCGCGAAATTAAACCCGATGAAGTTTCTAGAG ACGCTTACTATGAACAACAACAAGCTGACATCTGCTAATACTGACGACATTTCACATGAACAACTCACGAAACTGGAACTAAAGGAAAATCTTATCAGCACCGTCGAATTTATGAATGAGAAACTTccgaaattattaaagttggAATTAAGCGGCAATGCGCTAACTACTATGGCAggtaaaatga AATCAACATCAgaacatttaatttctttacttCTTAAAGGGATATTTTCTTCCACACTGACGGAACTTTACCTGGACAAGAATAAGatcgaaaatattgaaaatcttaGAGAACTTCCTAACTTGACGAAACTAAGCTTGGAAAGCAACCAGATTGAGAATCTGAACGGTTTATCTATGCAATGTCTCAAGTTAGAATACATAAATCTGGGCGATAATAACATCTCGAAAGTTTCAGAATTTGTGAAGCTAAGCTGCCTACCATGCCTAAAAAAgcttattattctaaaaaatccctttttagaaataattctagaagatgaagaaggaaaaagataCAGACTTATTGTTTTGATGATGCTTCCAAATTTAATCAAGATCGATAACATTCCTGTgaaagatgaagaaaaaattaaagcaaagGAATTGCTTGATGAAACCCACGAAAGAGGATATGGCTTTAAGAATTACGATTTGGAAAAGTTTGCTTTtcgaaattaa
- the LOC126853108 gene encoding adenosylhomocysteinase → MSNKPAYKVADLTLAEWGRKEITLAENEMPGLMAIRKKYGPSKVLKGARIAGCLHMTVQTAVLIETLVELGAEVQWSSCNIFSTQDHAAAAIAKTGVPVYAWKGETDEEYIWCIEQTLVFQDGKPLNLILDDGGDLTNLVHTKYPQYLEECRGISEETTTGVHNLYRMMKEGILKVPAINVNDSVTKSKFDNLYGCRESLIDGIKRATDIMIAGKVCVVAGYGDVGKGCAQSLRAFGGRVIITEIDPINALQAAMEGYEVTTMDEASTKGQIYVTTTGCKDIVVGRHFMNMPNDAIVCNIGHFDCEIDVTWLEKNAVEKINIKPQVDRYRLENNRHIILLAEGRLVNLGCAMGHPSFVMSNSFTNQVLAQIELWTKSNQYSIGVHMLPKKLDEEVAALHLDHLGVKLTTLTPEQAKYLDVPVAGPYKPDHYRY, encoded by the exons ATGTCCAACAAGCCCGCGTATAAAGTCG CCGATCTCACCTTGGCGGAATGGGGTCGCAAGGAGATAACCCTGGCTGAGAACGAGATGCCGGGACTCATGGcgatcagaaaaaaatatggaccGTCAAAGGTGTTGAAGGGTGCACGAATCGCCGGCTGTCTTCACATGACCGTACAAACAGCGGTGCTGATTGAGACTTTAGTAGAACTCGGTGCAGAG GTACAATGGTCGTCCTGTAATATATTCAGCACCCAGGATCATGCGGCAGCAGCTATAGCGAAAACCGGGGTACCAGTGTATGCCTGGAAAGGCGAAACCGATGAAGAATACATTTGGTGTATAGAGCAAACCCTCGTCTTCCAGGACGGTAAGCCACTCAATCTGATTCTCGATGATGGTGGCGATCTGACCAATCTCGTGCATACCAAGTACCCTCAGTATCTCGAGGAATGTCGAGGCATATCTGAGGAGACCACCACCGGAGTGCATAATCTTTATCGCATGATGAAGGAAGGTATACTCAAAGTGCCGGCCATTAATGTAAACGACTCTGTCACGAAG AGCAAATTCGATAACTTGTACGGATGTAGAGAATCATTGATAGACGGCATCAAAAGAGCGACCGATATCATGATCGCTGGCAAAGTATGCGTGGTGGCGGGATACGGAGATGTCGGCAAAGGATGCGCGCAGAGTCTCAGAGCTTTCGGAGGGCGCGTTATTATCACAGAAATCGATCCAATTAATGCACTTCAAGCAGCTATGGAAGGATATGAG GTGACGACAATGGACGAGGCGTCTACAAAAGGCCAAATATACGTAACCACTACAGGATGTAAGGATATCGTGGTGGGTAGACATTTTATGAATATGCCGAATGACGCTATCGTCTGCAACATAGGACACTTCGATTGTGAGATCGACGTCACATGGTTAGAGAAGAACGCTGTAGAAAAGATCAATATAAAACCACAAGTGGACAGATACCGATTGGAGAACAACAG GCATATTATACTACTCGCGGAGGGTCGTTTGGTGAATTTAGGATGCGCGATGGGCCACCCGAGCTTCGTCATGAGCAACTCCTTTACAAATCAAGTGCTTGCGCAGATCGAACTCTGGACAAAATCGAACCAATATTCGATTGGCGTGCACATGTTGCCAAAGAAGCTGGATGAGGAGGTCGCGGCGTTACATTTGGATCATCTGGGCGTAAAATTGACGACTTTGACGCCAGAACAAGCCAAATATCTAGACGTGCCTGTGGCAGGACCTTACAAACCCGATCATTACCgatattag